One Orcinus orca chromosome 8, mOrcOrc1.1, whole genome shotgun sequence genomic window, CTCCTTGATTCCTTTGGTGGCCTGTAATGCAACAGCTGACTATGATGATGGTCTTACAACATTCGCAGTTTCCACCAGAAGGGTTTTCCTTAGTGTTGGGTAAACCTTCCTTGGCTGTCTGAGTGAGCTTTGCATGCAGTCTAATGTCGGTGTCTGATGTATAAAAGTAagccttgttttacagatgggtaACTTGGAAAGTGACTTGATCTCAGAGCCTTGACGTCACATGCTTCAATTTGTATGTTTGGTGTGGGAATTTATATTATTCCCTTTTCAGGTGTAATCCTGAGAGACTCACATGGTGTTGCACAAGTACGTTTTGTGACAGGCAATAAAATCTTGAGAATTCTTAAGTCCAAAGGACTTGCTCCTGATCTTCCTGAGGATCTCTATCATTTAATTAAGAAAGCTGTTGCTGTTCGAAAGCATCTcgagagaaacagaaaggtaaGAGAAGAGGACTACTTGTACTAATTCATTTCAGTAAAATATAATGCATGTGATTTGAATTATCCAAGGTGGGTTAGGGCACAAACAAATCACACTGTTTGCTTTGAAATAAAAGTTCCACTGGGAGAGATTTGCAGGGGGAGCTTTGCCTCCCTAAATTCCCTTAAGGACTTAATCTAGCCACATGAACCCTAGCCTGTGGTTCTGTTAAGGGACACTGGGTAACTTCTCATTTTAAAGTACGTGGTGTCTATATATTCTACTGTTAAAATAGTGTTTAGTTTTTAGTGGTTTTCCTGAATTCTGtcaattttcatttttaggaTAAAGATGCCAAATTCCGTCTGATTCTGATTGAGAGCCGTATTCACCGATTGGCTCGATATTACAAGACCAAACGAGTCCTCCCCCCCAATTGGAAATAGTAAGTATTGATCCCTTTTGTTAACAAGAACAGGAGTTGGCCAGATattaaatagtaataattatagtaaaaggcctgacagtaaatattttagactgtgGCTCTATGGTCAACTACTCTTTCAACTCTGATTATAGCAAGAAaccagccatagacaatacataaacaggtggacatggctgtgttccattGAAACTTTTTACAAAGACAAAGGGCCATAATTCTGTAGACCACTGATTTAGAACACAAGCAAGCCCTTTGAATCGCTTTTAGATTGTGGGTAAAGTTTCAGTTCTTACCTCTGCTCCCAGGTGCTTATGTTGTCTTAATTTTTGCATAGATTGCTCACTATAATGACTAATTTCCAGACATTCGGAGTTTCCACCAGAAAGGTTTTTCCTTATGTTGGCCAGTTCTTTGGATGTCTAAGTGATCATCTTCATATTATGCTTGATCATAATGAACTGATTCAGGAACTGAGCTGTTTGGTGCATTTATatatttggggtttattttagCTGTTAGGAAATAGCTCTCATAGTTTTTGGAGATTTTTGGAATGAATATGGAGGACTTTTATTAATCTAGCTCTTCTcatcccccccacctttttttttccttttcagcgaGTCATCCACAGCCTCT contains:
- the RPS13 gene encoding 40S ribosomal protein S13; its protein translation is MGRMHAPGKGLSQSALPYRRSVPTWLKLTSDDVKEQIYKLAKKGLTPSQIGVILRDSHGVAQVRFVTGNKILRILKSKGLAPDLPEDLYHLIKKAVAVRKHLERNRKDKDAKFRLILIESRIHRLARYYKTKRVLPPNWKYESSTASALVA